A segment of the Streptomyces sp. ITFR-21 genome:
TCGCGAGTACGGATGCAGGTGATGCACTCGCGTCGGCCGGAGTGCCAGCGGGTGTTTTCATCCGTGTATTCGTGACCCTTGGGACAGTGGGTCTTGCGCGCGTTCTTCGCGGAGAAGGACTCTCCCCGGGCCACGTTTTCCGTGGCCGGCACGGGCTCCAGGTGTTCAGGGTTGCAGCAGGAGCGAATGCGGCAGCGGTGGTCGACGTGCCAACCCGGGGGAACCGTCTTCTGGTTGGCCAGTTCCCAAGCGATGATGTGGGTGCCCTTGACGTGACCGGTGGGCAGCCGGAACTTGCCGTATCCGTAGTCGTCGCGGGCTCCCTGCCATATGTGGCAGTCGTCGAATTCGGTGCCAGGGTCGACCTTGTCGAAGAAGCGCCTCTCCCAGCCGCCTTTTGGGGCGAGGTGGTTGCCGGCGGTCATTCGTAGAGCCCGAGCTTTGCGCGCATCTTCTGCTCGTTGACGCTGCGGATGGGGCAGTAGTCGCAGAGATACCTCTGTCCCGCAGGGTTCGCCTTGTTCCACTTGGGCAGACCTTCGGCCCTGCGGTCGGCAGCGGTCGGCGGGATGAGGATCTTCTTGTCCGAGTGGAAATCGGAGCAGGTCTCCGGCCGGCCCCGGCCGCGCCAGCACTGCATGGCGTCCGCCTTGAGGGTGTCCACGGCCTGATAGACCCACGGTTCCAGCCCGGTGGCGCCCTCTTCCTGCCAGACGCGCTTGAGGATTTCTTCGCGAGCGGCGCTGTCGGAATGCCAACGGTCCTCGTCTACGCCTTCGATCGGGTAGAGCCGGCCGAGGTGTCGCTCACCGTTGGGATACTGGTGCTTCGCGACGGCGTATTCGAGGACCATGTCTCCGCGCGGATCACCTTCGTAGTGCGGGAGCACTTCGGTGGAGTGGCAGTCCTTGCAAAGAAGCAGGCGGATCTTCGTCATGCGTTGACGCTAATACCACCCATTTTTCTGCCAGAAATTCCAGGCTCCGCACGGAGTTCCGTAGTTGTTCTCCATGTAGGAGAGCCCCCACTTGATCTGGGTACGGGGATTGGTGCGCCAGTCGGAGCCGGCGGAGGCCATTTTTGATCCCGGGAGGGCCTGCATGAGGCCGTACGCACCCGAGCTGGGATTGGTGGCGAAGAGGTTCCAGCCGCTCTCGTGGTCGACCACGTTGTCCAGGCAGGTGTACTGCGAGGAGGACAACTGGGCGCGGGCGAAGTTCTTGGCGCCGGCCACGGTCGGGGCCTGGCCGGAGAGGGACACTCGGGCAGCCGAGCGGGACGAGCGCGAGGCGGTGCGCTGTTCGACGGCTTGGCGCTCTGCGGCGGCGTCGGCGGCGGCCTGGCGCTCCGCTGCGGCTTGTGCCCGACGCTGGGCGGCGACGCGGCGTTCTGCGGCTTCGGCTGCGGCCCGGCGCCGTGCTGCGGCTTCGGCCTGGACGCGGCGGTAGTTGGCGGCTTGCGCGGAAGCCTGCTGCTGGAGGGCGCTGACGGCCTCCAGGTGGCTGCTGGCCGGAACGAGGTCGAGGGGAATCATCGACGGCGTGAGCACGGCGGGCGGAGGCGGGCTCTGGGGTGGCTTGGCGTCGGCTGGCTGGACCAGGTAGAGGGTCGTCAGCAGGACGGCGGCTGCGGCGGAGATCAGGCGGCACGTGTGCCAGGAGATGTTCGGGAGCTTGGAGAACTTCGGGCGGGACACCGGGTGTCCTTTCTACGACGACAGGACCCCGGCCATCCCGTGGGCGTTCCGGCGTCTGTCACCGTAGGGCCTCAAAAAATGAGGCGGGTAGCCGCTAAACGGGCGGCTGACCGTACGGAGTGTTGGGAGTCACGGCGGCGGTTGCCGGCACGACGGCGTCCTTCGTGGAGTAGGACGGAGGGCGGGCCAGGCCGAGGAACCAGCCGAACTTGGGGTTCACGCGCGCTTCCAGGAGCCGGAAGAGCCCGTAGTAGACGGTGATGAATCCGGCCATCAGCGCAGTGGCGAGGGCCTGCTGATTGATGGTGATGTATACGTGCGCGAGCGCCGTTGCCGCGAACCCCACGAGGGTGGGGATGACGGTGCGCCACAGCGACACGAGCCAGTCGTACACGGTCATGTCTAGGCTGCTTTCTTTTCCAGCGCCGCGAGGCGCTTTTCGTAGTCGAGTGCCTTCTTCTCAAGAGCAGCCACCCGGGACTCGATGGTGGGCGTCGGGGTGGTGGGCGGGGTGGTCCCCGGGCTCCAATTCGAGGCGTGCTTGAGACGCTCGGCGACACGAGCGCGCATGGAGACCATCGTGAAACCCTTGGGGTCGGACTTCCAATCGCTCCATTCCAGGTGCCCGATTACCGACTTGTCGCCCCACCCGTGGGCGCGACAAATGGCTGCCGATACCCGGGTGATGGCTTCGAGTTGCGCAGCCGGCCAGGGGTCCTTTCCGTCGCCGAGATTTTCGCACTCGAAACCGTAAAAACGGGCGTTGCCGTCTACGGCGCCGGCACTGCCTTCGTGCTGGTGAGTGGCGGGGGGTGTGCTGGTGTAGCTTTCAGCGATGACGGCGTTCAGCACATTTGCATCTCCGCCGCCCGCATGGTTCGCCCGTCCGTATCCGACGAGATAGACGGTGCCGTTCTTGGCAATCATTCCGTGGCACAGCGGGCCGGGCAGCTCCGAGTCGCCGTCCTTGACGTACTGGACCGTGTTGGTTGTGCCTTGGGTGACGGTGTGGTGGATGACCACACCATGGACGGGTCCCCATGCGCCCTTGGCGTTGCGGTTGTGGGTCGCCCAGGAGCCGACTTCGACGACGGTGACTCCCTCGGCGCGCAGGGCCGAGATGAACGATGCGGAAGTGAGCGGGGTGGCCATTTACTTCACCTCCGGCCAGGCCCAGTGGCCCGGGTCGGTGCCCTGGGTGCGCGAGGTTGCCCAGTAGTGGTCGTTGCCGTCGAGCGCGACCTGGAGGTTGACCGCGTCGGAGGGCTCGAAGATTCGGACGACCTGAGCCGGACAGACCTGTCCTTCGGCGGCAGGATTGCCGTGATGGACGATGACGCCC
Coding sequences within it:
- a CDS encoding HNH endonuclease signature motif containing protein, which translates into the protein MTAGNHLAPKGGWERRFFDKVDPGTEFDDCHIWQGARDDYGYGKFRLPTGHVKGTHIIAWELANQKTVPPGWHVDHRCRIRSCCNPEHLEPVPATENVARGESFSAKNARKTHCPKGHEYTDENTRWHSGRRECITCIRTRDRARRKAAREEKEDLYAHDID
- a CDS encoding transglycosylase SLT domain-containing protein, which encodes MSRPKFSKLPNISWHTCRLISAAAAVLLTTLYLVQPADAKPPQSPPPPAVLTPSMIPLDLVPASSHLEAVSALQQQASAQAANYRRVQAEAAARRRAAAEAAERRVAAQRRAQAAAERQAAADAAAERQAVEQRTASRSSRSAARVSLSGQAPTVAGAKNFARAQLSSSQYTCLDNVVDHESGWNLFATNPSSGAYGLMQALPGSKMASAGSDWRTNPRTQIKWGLSYMENNYGTPCGAWNFWQKNGWY
- a CDS encoding peptidoglycan recognition protein family protein, with the protein product MATPLTSASFISALRAEGVTVVEVGSWATHNRNAKGAWGPVHGVVIHHTVTQGTTNTVQYVKDGDSELPGPLCHGMIAKNGTVYLVGYGRANHAGGGDANVLNAVIAESYTSTPPATHQHEGSAGAVDGNARFYGFECENLGDGKDPWPAAQLEAITRVSAAICRAHGWGDKSVIGHLEWSDWKSDPKGFTMVSMRARVAERLKHASNWSPGTTPPTTPTPTIESRVAALEKKALDYEKRLAALEKKAA